Proteins found in one Aquibium microcysteis genomic segment:
- a CDS encoding Lrp/AsnC family transcriptional regulator — translation MDGIGDADRRILNALQADGRLSNQQLADLAGMSASACWRRVKALEEAGIIRRYCAIVDPVRVGMTFHAIVHVTLTRHDERNVETFIAEVRRRPEVLGCQATTGEADYHLRVVCADLSAYNDFLERFLFRLPGVATVRTNLVLKEIKQETAIAL, via the coding sequence ATGGACGGGATCGGCGACGCGGACCGGCGCATCCTCAACGCCCTGCAGGCGGACGGCCGCCTGTCGAACCAGCAGCTCGCCGACCTCGCCGGAATGTCGGCCTCGGCCTGCTGGCGGCGGGTGAAGGCGCTGGAGGAGGCCGGCATCATCCGCCGCTACTGCGCCATCGTCGATCCGGTGCGCGTCGGAATGACCTTCCATGCCATCGTCCACGTCACCCTGACGCGCCACGACGAGCGCAACGTCGAGACCTTCATCGCCGAGGTGCGGCGCCGACCGGAGGTGCTCGGCTGCCAGGCCACCACCGGCGAGGCGGACTATCACCTGCGCGTCGTCTGCGCCGACCTTTCCGCCTACAACGACTTCCTCGAGCGCTTCCTGTTCCGCCTGCCCGGGGTGGCCACCGTCCGCACCAACCTCGTCCTGAAGGAGATCAAGCAGGAGACGGCGATCGCGCTGTGA
- a CDS encoding TRAP transporter substrate-binding protein translates to MKSFRTLLAATALSGMAANAATAETWDMPMAYPATNFHSENATTFTACVKDATGGALDIVTHPGGSLFSGADIKRAVQTGQAPIGERLLSAHANENPLFGVDSIPFLATSFADSKKLWEAALPQLEKVLADQNLVYVYSVPWPPQGIYAKKDLNSVADMAGIKFRAYNAATARIAELAGMAPVQIEAAELSQALATGVAEAFISSGSTGVDSKVWESLTHFYDVQAWLPRNVIVANKEAFEALDEATRKAVMDCGAAAAERGATKSEELTAGYLKTLADNGMKVAGPSDQLRSDLAAFGATMTDEWVKAAGDDGKAIIDAYKAK, encoded by the coding sequence ATGAAGAGCTTCAGGACGCTGCTTGCCGCCACCGCCCTTTCCGGCATGGCCGCCAATGCCGCCACGGCCGAAACCTGGGACATGCCGATGGCGTACCCGGCCACCAACTTCCACTCGGAGAACGCGACCACCTTCACCGCCTGCGTGAAAGACGCCACCGGCGGGGCGCTCGACATCGTCACCCATCCGGGCGGCTCGCTGTTCTCCGGCGCCGACATCAAGCGGGCCGTGCAGACCGGCCAGGCGCCGATCGGCGAGCGGCTGCTGTCGGCCCATGCCAACGAGAACCCGCTGTTCGGGGTCGATTCCATTCCCTTCCTCGCCACCTCCTTCGCCGACTCCAAGAAGCTCTGGGAGGCGGCACTGCCGCAGCTGGAGAAGGTGCTGGCCGACCAGAACCTGGTCTACGTCTATTCGGTGCCGTGGCCGCCGCAGGGCATCTACGCCAAGAAGGACCTGAATTCGGTGGCCGACATGGCCGGCATCAAGTTCCGCGCCTACAACGCCGCCACCGCCCGCATCGCGGAACTGGCCGGCATGGCGCCGGTGCAGATCGAGGCGGCCGAGCTCAGCCAGGCACTGGCCACAGGCGTGGCGGAGGCCTTCATCTCGTCGGGCTCCACCGGCGTCGATTCCAAGGTCTGGGAGAGCCTGACGCATTTCTACGACGTGCAGGCCTGGCTGCCGCGCAACGTGATCGTGGCCAACAAGGAGGCCTTCGAGGCGCTGGACGAGGCCACCCGCAAGGCCGTGATGGATTGCGGCGCAGCCGCAGCCGAGCGCGGCGCGACGAAGTCGGAGGAGCTGACCGCCGGCTACCTGAAGACGCTGGCCGACAACGGCATGAAGGTCGCCGGCCCGAGCGACCAGCTGCGCTCCGACCTCGCCGCCTTCGGCGCGACCATGACGGACGAATGGGTGAAGGCCGCCGGCGACGACGGCAAGGCCATCATCGACGCCTACAAGGCGAAGTAA
- a CDS encoding CYTH and CHAD domain-containing protein, with protein sequence MPLRRALVPAAPAREVELKLVAPPDALDALASADLVQAVARNAGTVRNLASAYFDTPGRDLTKAGFALRVRSVGRRRVMTVKTAGGGAADGLVGRGEWEVDIAGETPDLAAVPDAVPQAFRDLLADAVLEPVVATKVRRRSRKLDLPSACIELCIDTGTVEAGGRTEPLSEIELELVSGEASALYDVALAMLERGPAEMSLYSKAARGFDLAFDRPPAWRKPRRAAIARSAALDDAFAAMLSEALRHFLDNRPAALDGRDAEGIHQTRVALRRLRTILKVVAGATGSAAAPDFAATAQWLAGEQGDARGFDVFLAETVPPVEAACADPSGFDAVRAAADPLRAEGYARARAAFRDPAALRLPLALARWIELRGWRDGAAPEALARLAEPAADLARDLLDRQHRKVLKRGRRFGKLDAEGRHEVRLALKKLRYLSDFLLPLCTKDRKAAAFVKALSRLQDGLGRYNDVATTDPLLHRLAAGDATAALLRACGEIRGWQARDLEATEDRLLSGWKAFASVKPPWTD encoded by the coding sequence ATGCCGCTTCGCCGGGCGCTCGTGCCGGCTGCGCCCGCGCGCGAGGTCGAACTCAAGCTCGTGGCGCCGCCCGACGCGCTCGACGCGCTCGCCTCGGCTGACCTCGTGCAGGCCGTGGCCCGCAATGCCGGAACCGTGCGCAATCTCGCCTCCGCCTATTTCGACACGCCCGGCCGCGACCTGACGAAGGCCGGATTTGCGCTGCGCGTGCGCAGCGTCGGCCGCAGGCGGGTCATGACCGTGAAGACCGCCGGGGGCGGTGCGGCCGACGGGCTCGTCGGCCGCGGCGAGTGGGAGGTCGACATCGCGGGCGAGACGCCCGATCTCGCCGCCGTGCCGGACGCGGTGCCGCAGGCCTTCCGCGATCTCCTTGCGGACGCCGTGCTCGAGCCCGTCGTCGCAACGAAGGTGCGTCGCCGGTCGCGCAAGCTCGACCTGCCGTCCGCCTGCATCGAACTCTGCATCGACACCGGCACGGTGGAAGCGGGCGGCCGCACGGAGCCGCTGAGCGAGATCGAGCTCGAACTCGTTTCCGGCGAGGCGAGTGCGCTCTACGACGTGGCGCTGGCCATGCTGGAGCGTGGTCCCGCCGAAATGAGCCTCTACTCGAAGGCGGCGCGCGGCTTCGATCTCGCCTTCGACCGGCCGCCCGCCTGGCGCAAGCCGCGCCGGGCGGCGATCGCGCGCTCCGCCGCGCTCGACGATGCCTTCGCGGCCATGCTGTCGGAGGCGCTGCGGCATTTCCTGGACAACCGGCCGGCCGCGCTCGACGGCCGCGACGCCGAAGGTATCCACCAGACGCGGGTCGCGCTGCGGCGCCTGCGCACGATCCTCAAGGTCGTGGCCGGGGCGACGGGAAGCGCCGCCGCGCCGGATTTCGCCGCGACCGCGCAATGGCTCGCCGGCGAACAGGGGGATGCGCGCGGCTTCGACGTCTTCCTGGCCGAGACCGTCCCGCCGGTGGAGGCCGCCTGCGCCGATCCGTCCGGCTTCGATGCCGTCCGCGCGGCCGCAGACCCGCTGCGTGCGGAGGGCTATGCCCGCGCCCGTGCCGCCTTCCGCGATCCGGCCGCGCTGCGGCTGCCGCTGGCGCTCGCCCGCTGGATCGAGCTGCGCGGCTGGCGCGACGGCGCCGCGCCCGAGGCGCTGGCGCGTCTGGCCGAACCGGCGGCGGACCTCGCCCGCGATCTTCTCGACCGCCAGCACCGCAAGGTCCTGAAACGCGGCCGCCGCTTCGGCAAGCTCGATGCGGAGGGGCGGCACGAGGTGCGGCTCGCGCTGAAGAAGCTGCGCTACCTCAGCGACTTCCTGCTGCCGCTGTGCACGAAGGACAGGAAGGCTGCGGCCTTCGTCAAGGCGCTGTCGCGGCTGCAGGACGGGCTCGGCCGCTACAACGACGTCGCCACCACCGACCCGCTGCTGCACAGGCTCGCCGCGGGCGATGCGACGGCGGCGCTCCTCCGCGCCTGCGGCGAGATCCGCGGCTGGCAGGCGCGCGATCTCGAGGCGACCGAAGACCGGCTGCTGTCGGGCTGGAAGGCCTTCGCCTCAGTGAAGCCGCCCTGGACCGACTGA
- a CDS encoding TRAP transporter small permease, which translates to MASAIRRALDAVYDLAAMLAALCLVLILAVIVLQMASRWTGIPFHGSSEYAGYLMAAASFLAFAHALNHGAHIRVSLLLGALGRYRRWGELWGLAVGTAASAYLAWYAVRTVHLSIRFNDISQGQDATPIWIPQLPMAAGAILLAVCFADNLVTLIARGRDNIRASAIEDAAE; encoded by the coding sequence ATGGCTTCCGCAATCCGCCGCGCGCTCGACGCGGTCTACGATCTTGCCGCCATGCTCGCGGCGCTTTGCCTGGTGCTCATCCTGGCGGTCATCGTTCTCCAGATGGCCTCGCGCTGGACGGGCATCCCGTTTCACGGCTCCTCCGAATATGCCGGCTACCTGATGGCCGCGGCGTCGTTCCTCGCCTTCGCGCATGCGCTGAACCACGGCGCGCACATCCGCGTCAGCCTGCTGCTCGGCGCGCTCGGCCGCTACCGCCGCTGGGGCGAGCTCTGGGGCCTGGCGGTCGGCACGGCGGCCAGCGCCTATCTCGCCTGGTACGCGGTGCGCACGGTGCATCTGTCGATCCGCTTCAACGACATCAGCCAGGGCCAGGACGCGACGCCGATCTGGATCCCGCAGCTGCCGATGGCGGCCGGCGCGATCCTGCTGGCGGTGTGCTTCGCCGACAATCTGGTTACCCTCATCGCCCGCGGCCGCGACAACATCCGCGCCTCGGCGATCGAAGACGCGGCGGAGTAG
- a CDS encoding TSUP family transporter yields MDLVAYTGLTVPWLALVGLIIVAAAIVQLGLGMGFGLTAAPLLALIDPELVPVPTLILGMLSSGWGAFGERHAIAWNEVATGAIGRVAGVAAATGVLAVLSDERGFSIAFGLMVGLAVAMSVFGRRIPFNRPNLIGVSALSGLMATITSVGAPPLALIYQDRPPGEARPTLAAFFALGCLLALAGLAMAGRAGLREVALAALMLPPMLAGILIARRLRGRFDRRYRPALLAMAGMAAVLLVLRGIA; encoded by the coding sequence ATGGATCTCGTCGCCTATACGGGGCTCACCGTGCCCTGGCTCGCTCTCGTCGGGCTGATCATCGTCGCGGCGGCGATCGTGCAGCTGGGGCTCGGCATGGGCTTCGGCCTGACCGCCGCGCCGCTTCTGGCGCTGATCGACCCGGAGCTGGTGCCCGTGCCGACGCTGATTCTCGGCATGCTGAGCTCCGGCTGGGGCGCGTTCGGCGAACGCCACGCGATCGCCTGGAACGAGGTCGCCACCGGCGCGATCGGCCGCGTGGCAGGGGTGGCGGCGGCGACCGGCGTGCTGGCCGTCCTGAGCGACGAGCGCGGCTTCTCCATCGCCTTCGGCCTGATGGTCGGCCTGGCCGTGGCGATGTCGGTGTTCGGCAGGCGCATCCCGTTCAACCGGCCCAACCTGATCGGCGTATCGGCGCTGTCGGGCCTGATGGCCACCATCACCTCGGTCGGCGCGCCACCGCTGGCGCTGATCTACCAGGACAGGCCGCCCGGGGAGGCGCGCCCGACGCTCGCCGCCTTCTTCGCGCTCGGCTGCCTGCTCGCGCTCGCGGGCCTGGCCATGGCCGGCCGCGCCGGGCTGCGCGAGGTGGCGCTGGCCGCATTGATGCTGCCGCCGATGCTGGCCGGCATCCTCATCGCGCGGCGGCTGCGCGGCCGCTTCGACCGGCGCTACCGCCCGGCCCTGCTCGCCATGGCCGGCATGGCGGCCGTGCTGCTCGTCCTGCGGGGCATCGCGTGA
- a CDS encoding indolepyruvate ferredoxin oxidoreductase family protein produces MTAHDPIRDLSRYRLQDRYTQPAGRVFMTGTQALVRIVLDQARRDRAAGRNTAGFVSGYRGSPLGGLDLELWRSKTLVEENRIEFLPAVNEDLAATAVLGSQQVETDPHRTVDGVFALWYGKGPGVDRAGDALKHGNAYGSSPQGGVLVVAGDDHGCVSSSMPHQSDVAFMAWFMPTLNPASVAEYLAFGEWGYALSRFSGMWVGFKTISETVESAASVELSPDRAFAAPDFAPPPGGLHYRWPDLPGPQIEERMEAKKQAVLAFAEANPIDRRIHDVTDARFGIVTTGKGHLDLMEALRLLGIGAAECRRFGIDVYKVGMVWPLARRDALDFVRGKEEVLVVEEKRGIVESQLKEYFYDWPGHKPRVMVGKRDEAGERLVPWTGELSPRLLVPILAKRLEGLFPGRGFAERAARIARETAPTISVPGATRTPYFCSGCPHNTSTKVPEGSKALAGIGCHFMASWMDRETTSLIQMGGEGVNWAASSRFTGRGHVFQNLGEGTWYHSGSMAIRQAVAAGANITYKILYNDAVAMTGGQPVDGPVSVQAIAQSVRAEGVERIALVSDAPEKFQPGDFPAATTIHHRRDLDAVQRELRGIPGVTALIYEQTCATEKRRRRKRGTMEDPKTFAVINELVCEGCGDCSVESNCLSVEPVETEFGTKRRINQSSCNKDMSCLNGFCPSFVTVGGATRRKQTGVGIDVSAVAAALPAPDLPSLEKPFDLLITGVGGTGVVTVGQLITMAAHLEAKGATVLDFTGFAQKFGPVLSFVRLARSPDALHQVRIDACSADALIGCDVVVSSSPKASATYRPGMKAAVNLAKMPTGDIVRRRDADLAVDRRIAAIASVTGPEALTTVDANHLSEKLFGDSVFANVMMLGFAWQQGLVPVSLEALRQAIELNGVATEANHRAFLAGRIAQAMPERLEDVLAPKTRAKETLEQIVARREAFLTDYQDARYAARYRRTVDRVRRLEREIGGEALTQAVARSLFKLMAYKDEYEVARLHTQAGFAERLAQEFEDGFRIAHHLAPPLLPTGHDARGRPLKRAFGPWIRIPFKALARLKRLRGTPFDPFGDTAERRMERELIGWYEAKVDAALDRLTRDNHARLAEALALPMQIRGYGPVKEEAAVRVRAEMERMLPSEPRALRR; encoded by the coding sequence ATGACGGCACACGACCCCATCCGCGACCTGTCCCGCTATCGCCTGCAGGACCGTTACACGCAGCCCGCGGGCCGCGTCTTCATGACGGGCACGCAGGCGCTGGTGCGCATCGTTCTCGACCAGGCGCGCCGCGACCGCGCCGCCGGGCGGAACACGGCCGGTTTCGTCTCGGGCTATCGCGGTTCGCCGCTCGGCGGGCTCGACCTGGAGCTCTGGCGGTCGAAGACGCTGGTGGAGGAGAACCGGATCGAGTTCCTGCCGGCCGTCAACGAGGATCTGGCGGCCACCGCCGTGCTCGGCTCCCAGCAGGTCGAGACCGACCCGCACCGCACCGTCGATGGCGTGTTCGCCCTGTGGTACGGCAAGGGTCCCGGCGTCGACCGCGCCGGCGACGCGCTGAAGCACGGCAATGCCTACGGCTCCTCGCCGCAGGGCGGCGTGCTCGTCGTTGCGGGCGACGACCATGGCTGCGTCTCGTCCTCCATGCCGCACCAGTCCGACGTCGCCTTCATGGCCTGGTTCATGCCGACGCTGAACCCGGCGAGCGTGGCCGAATACCTCGCCTTCGGCGAATGGGGCTACGCGCTGTCGCGCTTCTCCGGCATGTGGGTCGGCTTCAAGACGATTTCCGAGACGGTCGAATCCGCCGCCTCGGTCGAGCTGTCGCCCGACCGCGCCTTCGCCGCGCCAGACTTTGCGCCGCCGCCGGGCGGGCTTCACTATCGCTGGCCGGACCTGCCCGGCCCGCAGATCGAGGAGCGCATGGAGGCCAAGAAGCAGGCCGTCCTCGCCTTCGCCGAGGCCAATCCGATCGACCGACGCATCCACGACGTGACGGATGCCCGGTTCGGCATCGTCACCACCGGCAAGGGCCATCTCGACCTGATGGAGGCGCTCAGGCTTCTGGGAATCGGCGCGGCGGAATGCCGTCGCTTCGGCATCGACGTCTACAAGGTCGGCATGGTGTGGCCGCTGGCGCGGCGCGATGCGCTCGACTTCGTGCGGGGCAAGGAGGAGGTGCTGGTCGTCGAGGAGAAGCGCGGCATCGTCGAGAGCCAGCTGAAGGAATATTTCTACGACTGGCCCGGCCACAAGCCGCGCGTGATGGTGGGCAAGCGCGACGAAGCGGGCGAGCGGCTGGTGCCGTGGACGGGCGAGCTGTCGCCGCGGCTGCTCGTGCCGATCCTGGCGAAACGGCTCGAAGGCCTGTTCCCCGGCCGCGGCTTCGCGGAACGGGCGGCGCGCATCGCACGCGAAACGGCGCCGACGATCAGCGTGCCCGGCGCGACTCGCACGCCCTATTTCTGCTCGGGCTGCCCGCACAACACCTCGACCAAGGTGCCCGAGGGCTCGAAGGCGCTGGCCGGCATCGGCTGCCACTTCATGGCGAGCTGGATGGACCGCGAGACGACGTCGCTGATCCAGATGGGCGGCGAAGGTGTGAACTGGGCCGCGTCCTCGCGCTTCACCGGCAGGGGCCACGTGTTCCAGAACCTCGGCGAAGGCACCTGGTATCATTCGGGCTCGATGGCGATCCGACAGGCGGTCGCGGCGGGCGCCAACATCACCTACAAGATCCTCTACAACGACGCGGTGGCGATGACCGGCGGCCAGCCGGTCGACGGGCCGGTGTCGGTGCAGGCGATCGCCCAGTCGGTGCGGGCGGAGGGCGTGGAGCGCATCGCGCTCGTCTCCGACGCACCGGAGAAATTCCAGCCGGGCGACTTCCCGGCGGCCACCACGATCCACCACCGCCGCGATCTCGACGCCGTGCAGCGCGAGCTGCGCGGGATCCCCGGCGTCACGGCGCTGATCTACGAACAGACCTGCGCCACCGAGAAGCGGCGGCGGCGCAAGCGCGGCACAATGGAGGACCCGAAGACCTTCGCGGTGATCAACGAACTCGTCTGCGAGGGCTGCGGCGACTGCTCGGTGGAGTCGAACTGCCTGTCGGTGGAGCCGGTGGAGACCGAATTCGGCACCAAGCGGCGCATCAACCAGTCGTCCTGCAACAAGGACATGTCCTGCCTCAACGGCTTCTGCCCGAGCTTCGTGACTGTGGGAGGCGCCACGCGCCGGAAGCAGACCGGCGTCGGGATCGACGTTTCGGCGGTAGCCGCAGCCCTGCCCGCGCCGGACCTGCCGTCGCTCGAAAAGCCCTTCGACCTTCTGATCACCGGCGTCGGCGGCACAGGCGTCGTCACCGTGGGGCAGCTGATCACCATGGCGGCGCATCTGGAGGCGAAGGGCGCGACGGTGCTCGACTTCACGGGCTTTGCCCAGAAGTTCGGGCCGGTGCTCTCCTTCGTGCGGCTCGCCCGCAGTCCCGACGCGCTGCACCAGGTGCGCATCGACGCCTGCTCGGCCGACGCGCTGATCGGCTGCGACGTCGTCGTGTCGTCCTCGCCCAAGGCCTCGGCCACCTACCGGCCGGGCATGAAGGCCGCGGTCAATCTGGCGAAGATGCCGACCGGCGACATCGTGCGGCGGCGCGACGCGGACCTCGCCGTCGACCGCCGGATCGCCGCCATCGCCAGCGTGACCGGACCGGAGGCGCTGACGACGGTCGACGCCAACCATCTGTCGGAAAAGCTCTTCGGCGACAGCGTCTTCGCCAATGTGATGATGCTCGGCTTCGCCTGGCAGCAGGGGCTGGTGCCGGTGTCGCTGGAAGCGCTGCGGCAGGCGATCGAACTGAACGGCGTGGCGACCGAGGCGAACCACCGCGCCTTCCTCGCCGGCCGCATCGCGCAGGCCATGCCGGAGCGGCTGGAGGACGTGCTGGCGCCGAAGACGCGTGCGAAGGAGACGCTCGAGCAGATCGTCGCTCGCCGCGAGGCCTTCCTGACCGACTATCAGGACGCCCGCTACGCCGCGCGCTATCGCCGGACGGTCGACCGCGTGCGCCGGCTCGAGCGCGAGATCGGCGGCGAGGCGCTGACGCAGGCGGTGGCGCGGTCGCTGTTCAAGCTGATGGCCTACAAGGACGAGTACGAGGTGGCGCGGCTGCACACGCAGGCGGGCTTTGCGGAGCGGCTTGCGCAGGAGTTCGAGGACGGGTTCCGCATCGCCCACCACCTCGCTCCGCCGCTGCTGCCGACCGGGCACGATGCCCGCGGGCGGCCGCTGAAGCGCGCCTTCGGACCGTGGATCCGGATACCCTTCAAGGCCCTCGCCCGATTGAAGCGGCTGCGTGGCACCCCGTTCGACCCCTTCGGCGACACGGCGGAGCGGCGCATGGAGCGGGAGCTGATCGGCTGGTACGAGGCCAAGGTCGACGCGGCACTGGACCGGCTCACGCGCGACAACCACGCCCGCCTCGCGGAGGCGCTCGCCCTGCCGATGCAGATCCGCGGCTACGGACCCGTGAAGGAAGAGGCCGCGGTGCGGGTGCGGGCCGAGATGGAGCGGATGCTGCCGAGCGAACCGAGGGCGTTGCGGCGGTGA
- a CDS encoding TRAP transporter large permease has protein sequence MEQLLPIGIFLFVLFLLLGTGVWVGLALLGVAFVGMELFTTRPAGDAMMTVIWRSASSWTLTALPLFIWMGEILFRTRLSEDMFKGLSPWMAKLPGGLLHTNIVGCTVFAAVSGSSAATLTTVGKMSIPELRKRNYPEKHIIGTLAGAATLGLMIPPSLTLIVYGVTINESITKLFIAGVVPGLVLAAMFMLYVVAVSRLSPDYRPDPEPPMRLAERVANSRFLIPVLLLIMAVIGSMYLGFATATEAAAIGVVGALVLAAAQGSLTWSTFTESLLGATRTSAMIALILAGAAFLSLSMGFTGLPRHLAEWIGSMQLSRFELLMVLLVFYIVIGCFLDGISSVVLTIAVVEPMVRAAGIDIIWFGIFIVVVVEMAQITPPIGFNLFVLQGMTRHEMNYIAKAAFPMFLIMVAMVFVLIAFPQLATWLPDNMRPAAAG, from the coding sequence GTGGAACAGCTTCTCCCGATCGGCATCTTCCTGTTCGTCCTGTTCCTCCTGCTCGGCACCGGGGTCTGGGTGGGGCTTGCCCTGCTCGGCGTCGCCTTCGTGGGCATGGAGCTCTTCACGACGCGTCCGGCCGGCGACGCGATGATGACGGTGATCTGGCGCTCGGCCTCGTCCTGGACGCTGACGGCGCTGCCGCTGTTCATCTGGATGGGCGAGATCCTGTTCCGGACGCGGCTGTCGGAGGACATGTTCAAGGGCCTGTCGCCCTGGATGGCGAAGCTGCCGGGCGGCCTGCTGCACACCAACATCGTCGGCTGCACCGTGTTCGCCGCGGTCTCCGGCTCGTCGGCGGCGACGCTGACCACGGTCGGCAAGATGTCGATCCCGGAACTGCGCAAGCGCAACTATCCCGAGAAGCACATCATCGGCACGCTGGCGGGTGCCGCCACGCTGGGCCTGATGATCCCGCCCTCGCTGACGCTGATCGTCTATGGCGTGACGATCAACGAATCCATCACCAAGCTGTTCATCGCCGGCGTCGTGCCCGGCCTCGTGCTGGCGGCGATGTTCATGCTCTATGTCGTTGCGGTGTCGCGACTTTCGCCAGACTACCGGCCCGATCCGGAGCCGCCGATGCGCCTTGCCGAACGGGTGGCGAATTCGCGCTTCCTCATCCCGGTGCTGCTCCTGATCATGGCCGTCATCGGCTCGATGTATCTCGGCTTCGCCACCGCCACCGAAGCCGCCGCGATCGGCGTGGTGGGGGCGCTGGTGCTGGCCGCCGCGCAGGGCTCGCTGACGTGGTCGACCTTCACCGAAAGCCTGCTCGGCGCGACGCGCACCTCGGCGATGATCGCGCTCATCCTGGCGGGTGCGGCCTTCCTGTCGCTGTCGATGGGCTTCACCGGCCTGCCGCGGCATCTGGCCGAATGGATCGGCTCCATGCAGCTGTCGCGGTTCGAACTGCTGATGGTGCTGCTCGTCTTCTACATCGTCATCGGCTGCTTCCTCGACGGCATCTCGTCGGTGGTGCTGACGATCGCCGTGGTGGAGCCGATGGTGCGGGCGGCGGGGATCGACATCATCTGGTTCGGCATCTTCATCGTCGTCGTCGTGGAGATGGCGCAGATCACGCCGCCGATCGGCTTCAACCTGTTCGTGCTGCAGGGCATGACGCGGCACGAGATGAACTACATCGCGAAGGCCGCCTTCCCGATGTTCCTGATCATGGTGGCGATGGTGTTCGTGCTGATCGCCTTCCCCCAGCTCGCGACCTGGCTGCCCGACAACATGCGCCCGGCCGCGGCCGGCTGA
- a CDS encoding NAD(P)/FAD-dependent oxidoreductase gives MDPIGSSTGTKRPIVVIGAGIVGVSTAIWLQRDGQEVVLIDRGEPGSGTSYGNGGVLASASVVPVTVPGLLARAPRMLLSPDQPLFLKWSYLPRLLPWLRRYLAHCTPEAVNRIADALLPIVGDSLADHQALAAGTGAERWLRPSDYVYIYRDRAHYEGDAFGWGIRRERGIAWDEIEGEALRAYDPALSPSLGFAARFPNHGTITDPGRYVQDLAAHVVASGGRLVKTEVTGIVRENGTVTGVRAGGETIACAAAVIATGVWSKRLCATLGLDVPLESERGYHVELFGPSVAPRNPMMIASGKFVMTPMDGRLRLAGIVEFGGLDAPASRAPFDLLMKNVKAALPGLTFREKSEWMGHRPAPADSIPVIGEVPGARGAYLGFGHHHVGLTGGPKTGRILAQLVSGRTPNIDLAPYAPSRFQ, from the coding sequence ATGGATCCGATCGGATCGAGCACCGGCACGAAACGGCCGATCGTGGTGATCGGCGCCGGCATCGTCGGCGTCTCGACCGCCATCTGGCTGCAGCGCGACGGCCAGGAGGTCGTCCTGATCGATCGCGGCGAACCGGGATCGGGCACCAGCTACGGCAATGGCGGCGTGCTGGCTTCCGCCTCCGTCGTGCCCGTCACCGTGCCCGGCCTGCTTGCGCGGGCGCCGCGGATGCTTCTCAGCCCCGACCAGCCGCTGTTCCTGAAATGGTCCTACCTGCCCAGGCTCCTGCCCTGGCTGCGCCGCTATCTCGCGCATTGCACGCCGGAGGCGGTGAACCGCATCGCCGACGCGCTGCTGCCGATCGTCGGCGACAGCCTGGCCGACCACCAGGCCCTGGCAGCCGGCACCGGCGCGGAGCGCTGGCTGCGCCCCTCCGACTATGTCTACATCTACCGGGACCGGGCCCACTACGAGGGTGACGCCTTCGGCTGGGGCATCCGCAGGGAGCGGGGCATCGCCTGGGACGAGATCGAGGGCGAGGCGCTGCGCGCCTACGATCCGGCGCTGTCGCCATCGCTCGGCTTCGCGGCGAGGTTCCCGAACCACGGCACGATCACCGATCCCGGCCGCTACGTCCAGGACCTCGCCGCCCATGTCGTGGCCTCCGGCGGACGGCTGGTGAAGACGGAGGTCACCGGCATCGTGCGCGAGAACGGGACGGTGACCGGCGTGCGCGCGGGCGGCGAGACGATCGCCTGCGCGGCCGCGGTGATCGCCACAGGCGTCTGGTCGAAGCGGCTCTGCGCGACGCTCGGGCTCGACGTTCCGCTCGAAAGCGAGCGCGGCTACCATGTCGAGCTCTTCGGCCCGTCGGTGGCGCCGCGCAATCCGATGATGATCGCTTCCGGCAAATTCGTGATGACGCCGATGGACGGGCGGCTGCGGCTGGCGGGCATCGTGGAGTTCGGCGGGCTGGACGCGCCGGCCTCGCGCGCGCCCTTCGACCTCCTGATGAAGAACGTGAAGGCTGCCCTGCCCGGCCTGACCTTCAGGGAGAAGAGCGAGTGGATGGGGCATCGGCCGGCGCCGGCGGATTCCATCCCGGTCATCGGCGAGGTGCCCGGCGCCCGCGGCGCCTATCTCGGCTTCGGCCACCATCATGTCGGGCTGACCGGCGGTCCGAAGACCGGCCGCATCCTGGCGCAACTCGTTTCGGGGCGAACCCCGAACATTGACCTTGCACCCTATGCGCCTTCGCGCTTCCAATAG